AAGAAGCCGGTCGAGCCGCGCGTCCTGCTCGCGCGCGTCCGCGCCCTCCTGCGACGGACCGCATCGAGTCCCCGGGCCGAGGCGGCCCACGACGGCACCCTCGAGTTCGGATCGCTGCGGATCGTGCCCACCTCACGGACGGTCGAACTCGCCGGACGACACGTCGAGCTGACGACGAACGAGTACGAACTCCTGCACCTCCTGGCCGCCCGCGCCGGCGAGGTGGTCTCGCGCGACTGGCTGTTCCGCGAACTCCGTGGCCTCGAGTACGACGGGGTCGATCGCTCGGTCGACATCGCGATCTCGCGCCTGCGGAAGAAGCTCGAAACGAAGCCGTCGCACCCGCAGCGCATCCGCACCGTGTGGCGCCGGGGCTACCTCTTCGTCCCCGACGCCTGGTAGGGCCGTCCCGTGCGTCGTCTGTTCCTCAACTACTACCTGTTCCTCGTCTTCGTCCTGGTGCTGGTGTGGTTCGCGGCCGTGCCATTGGTCGAGTACTTCGCGTCGGCACCCTTCCGCGAGGACTACGACCGCTACTACCGGGAACTGATGCGAGGCACCTTCGAGTTGGTGACCGAGGACCTGGGCTCGATCCCGCCGGCCGAATGGTCGCAGCGGATCGAGGAGCTGCAGCCCGACTTCGGCTATCCGCTGGAGCTGGCCACGATCGACGAAGCCGGCGTCTCGGCGGCCCAGCGCGAGCAACTACGCGCCGGCACGCTGGTCGTGGGCACCGGCTACGACCAGTTCTGGCGGCGCATCGGCGACACCGACCGGGTGCTGGTCATGGGTCCGTTCCCGGCACCGCAGGTCGGTCGTTCGGTGGACTTCCTCACCTGGGCGCTCGTGCTGGGCTTCCTGGGCGTGGCCACGACGCTCTGGGCGCTTCCCTTCGCCCGTGAACTTCGCGGCTTCCGACGGACCGCCGCGGCGTTCGGCGAGGGACGCTTCGAATCCCGCGCGACGACCCGACGCCACTCCCCGCTCGCTCCGCTGGCCACCAGCTTCAACCGCATGGCCGATCGCATCGAGCAACTGATCACCTCGCACCGCGAACTCACGAACGCGGTGGCGCACGAACTGCGGACCCCGATCTCGCGCCTGCGCTTCGGGTTGGAGATGGTCGAGTCGGCCGGTGACGAGTCCACCCGCGAACGCTCGGCCCGAGAACTCCGCCGCGACCTCGACGACCTCGAGGCGCTGGTCGAGGAACTGCTGGTCTACGCGCGCTTCGACCGCACGGCGCCCGATCTCGAGCTGGAGCCCCACGCGTTCAGGCCGTGGATCGAAGAACTCCACGCCACTCTCGTGGCCGAGACCGCCGCGCAGGTCGAACTCGACTGCGCGATCGAGGACGGCCGACCGGTCCGCTTCGACCCCCGCCACCTCGCACGGGCCCTCGAGAACCTCGTCCACAACGCCGATCGTCACGGCGGCCACCACGTGCGGATCGCGGCGCGGACCGACGGCGATGACGTGGTGGTCGCGGTCGACGACGACGGCCCCGGCATTCCGGTCGACGAGCGCGAGCGCGTGTTCGAGGCCTTCGCCCGCCTCGACACGAGCCGCAGCCGCGACTCGGGAGGTTTCGGGCTGGGCCTGGCGATCGTGCGCCGCGTGGCCGAAGCCCACGGAGGCCGGGTCGAGCTGACCGATTCGGACCTCGGCGGATGCCGCTTCACCGTGCGCTGGCCGAGAACCGCCTGAGCCGCCGGATCAGCGACCGTCGTCCGGAGGGAACAGGAAGCGCAGCACGTCCCCGAAGCGCCGGGCCCACGCCTCCTCGTGGTGCCGGCCGCCCTCGTCGACGTGGACGATCAGGTCCTCGCCCTCGACGAAGCCCTCGTCCAGGAGCGTCGCCCGGAGTTCCCGCAGATCCCTGACGTAGGCCCCGCTACCCTGGACGTCGCTGCCCTCCTCGGTGCCCATGTCGGCCCACAGGCGGACGTCGGGTTTCGGGGCCTGCTCGAAGCGATCGAGGATCACGCCCTCGTCCCACCACAGGCTCGGCGAGATCGCCCCGATGCGGCCGAAATGGTCGTCGTGCTCGAGCGCGGCCACCAACGCCATGAGTCCGCCGAGCGACGACCCCGCGAAACCGGTCGCGGCGGGGCCGGTCCGCACGCGGTAGCTGCGCTCGACCCAGGGCATCAGGGTGTCGACGATCGCCGTGAAGTGCGCGTCGGCCCCGCCGCCGATCCCGCGCCGGGCGTCGGTCGAGGGCGTGTACTCGAACACCCGCCGGGCGCCGCCGTTGTCGAGGGCCACCACGACGATCGGCTGCATCGCCCCGGCGGCGATCTGCTCTTCGCAGGTCTCGTCGACCCGCCACTCGCCGGCGAAGCTGGTCGACACGTCGAAGACGTTCTGCCCGTCGAGCATGTACAGCACGGGATACGTGCGATCGGACTCGCGGTAGCCCGGGGGCAGGTAGACCCACACGCGACGACCGTCGAGCAGATCGTCGACGGTGTGCTCGGTGACGTCGCCGGTGAGCGTGCGCACGATCTCGGTGTCGGCCCAGCGCGGCACGGCGAGCTCGTGGACACGGCCCTCGTCCACGGTGATCCGCCGGCTCGTGATCTCCCCGCCGGCAGGATCGCGTTCGGCCGTGCCCCACGAACCGCGCGTGAACCGGAACTCGATCCGTGTGCCGGGCTGGAACTCCAGATCGATCGCGTGGACCCGGTCGTCGACCGGCGTCAGGGCGAAGTCGGGATCGCCGGGATCCCAGTCCTGGAAGTTGCCCGTGACGAAGACGGTGGCGTCCAGCGGTGTGGTCTCGGGGACCGTGACCCGCAGGGTGACGGTCACGGCCCCGGCCTCCACCGCGAGGAACACCAGGACGAACGCGAGCAGTATCCGCATGTCATGCATCGGCCCAGGTCGGGGTCATGGGTTCGGCCCGTCGCGCGGATCGGTCCAGCAGCACCACGGCCAGCAGGAGCATGGCCCACGTCAGAGGCGGAGCCCAGGCGAACTTCGCGTGTACGAAGGCCAGGTAGGCCACGGTGGCGGGGAGCACCGTCATCGACGACAACACCGATGCGGCGACGAAGCGACCGTCGACGAAGCTCGGATCGAGGGAGAACGGCGCGCGCCACTGCACGCGCTGGATCCCCCGCACCGCCACCTCGAGGGTCAACAGGACGACGACGAGGTCGTCGACGACGCGCCAGGGCGTCGATCCCGCGGCCACGTGCAGTCCGAGAACGATCAGCACCGCCCAGGGCACGGAGGTCGCCCGCGCCATGCCGCGCTGCCACGCCGCCCACGGTCCGTGCGCGACGGGGGAGGCCACGAGGACCCACGAGGCCCGCCGCTGCGAACTGCTGACGAGGGCCACCATGTTGGCCACGCCGACCGAGGCCATCACGATCACGAAGAGGTGGAACCAGCGGAAGCCGTCGCGATCGGCCACGATCGCCAGTGGACCGACGTCGTGCAGCGGCCCCACGATCACCACGACGAACATCAACGGCGCGTGGAACAATCGCAGGAGCACGCGCCAGTCGTCGCGCAGGTGCGCCACGACCAGGCGCCGCGGCACCAGCCCCCGGATCCCCGGCATCCACGGCCACAGCAGGATCTCCAGCCAACGGATCCGTCCGCGCGTGTCCGAGGACCGCCGTGCCTCGACGCGGTCGGCCCGGCCCCCGCCGGCGATGGAGCGCACGGTCAGCAGCACGAGCGCCGCGGTTCCGAACGTACTGCCGAGTGCGACCCCGGCACCGACCGCCCACGACGTCTCGAACAGCACCGGCCAGACCATGCACCAGAACAGCGGCAGCAGCGCCCAACCCCACGCCGGCGGCCCCGCCCCCGAGGCTTCGGCCCGGTCGGCGAGCGTGGGCATCACGGTCGCGCCGAGGAAGAACACGACGAAGAACGCGGCACCGACGATCTTCTGCGCGCGGCGGCGCCCGAACGTCCGGCGCAGCAGCAGGAGCGCGAGCGCGAGCAACGCGGTGACCAGCACCGCCTGGGCCACGACCGCACCGGCGGTGACCACTCCCACCAGGACGCGTGGGGCTCCCACGAAGAGCAGCACCGCACAGGGAACGGTGGCGAAGGCCAGCGTGGCCTCCAGCACGCCGCGCAGCAGCAAGAGCATGCGCGCGGCCCCCACGTCCCGCGCGGTCACCGGCCAGTGCCCGATCACCTGCGCGTCGTCGGTGTCGAGCAGCAGGGGGATCCCGTGGATCAAGACCACCGCGCTCGACACCAGGAGGCCGAGCACGGTGACGACCAGACCGATGCCGGGCAGTCCGGTGGCCAGGACCAGCATCCCGCCCACGAACAGTCCGAGCAGGGCCGCACCGACCAGCGAGAGCGTCCGCACGAGCGCCGGACCGAACACGCTGGACTTCTCGCGCTCCACCAGCAGCGCGAGACGGCCTTCGCGCGCACGGTCGAGGAAGCCGATCAGCGCGCCGACCCGCCCGGGATCGGCCCCGAACCAGGCCGCCACGTTCATACCGCGTCTCCGAGCAGGTCGGCCAGGCGTCTGGCCCGCGATTCGCCGCCCACGGTGAGTTCGCGAAAGATCTCACGCACCGACAGCCCCTCGTAGCGCGCCCGCAGGTCGACCAGGTCCCCCTGCCAGACCACGCGCCCCTCGGCGAGCACCACCAGGTGGTCGCAGATCTCGCTCACCTGTTCGAGCACGTGGCTCGACAGCAGGACGCCGCGCCCGTCGGCCGCCAGATCGCGCAGCAGCGCGATCACCCGGTCCTGGCTGGGGACGTCGAGGCCGTCGAGGGGCTCGTCGAGCAGTACCACGCGCGGATCGTGCAGAACCGCGGTGGACACCAGCACCTTGCGGCGCATGCCCTTGGAGAAGGTCCCCAGGCGACGGTGCCGTGCCTCGTGCAGTTCGAAGTGATCGAACAGACGATCGACCCGCGCTCGGATCAGATCGAGGTCGAGTCCGTGTGCCACCCCGGCCATCTCGACGAACTCGTCGGCGGTCAGCCCCTCGTAGACCGCGCCGTGCTCGGGCACGTAGCCGATCCGTCGCCGCACCTCGAGCGGGTCGCGGGTCGCGTCGATCCCGTCGACGTGCACCCGCCCCGCACTCGGTGCGAGCAGCGTGGTCACGATGTTCAGCAGGGTGGTCTTGCCTGCACCGTTGGGGCCGAGCAGACCCACGACCCGGCCGGAGGGAAGGTCGAGATCGACGGAGTCCAGCGCGCGCACCGCGCCGTACACGCGGCTCAGACCGCGGGTCTCGATCATCGTGTCGGACTCACTCGCGGGAGGCGAGTTTCTCTTCGACGCTGCGGATCTTGTCGCCCATGGTCTGGTCGCGATCCGTGCGCGTGCCCAGGCGAAGCGTGGTGGAGATGCGCGGCGCCCCCATCTCGTGCACGACCTCGTGGCAGCGCTTGATCGCGGCCATGACCGCGTCCCACTCGCCCTCGATGTTCGTGCCGTAGGCGTGCATGCGGTGCTCGAGCCCGGCCTCGGCCAGCACGCGCTCGCAGGCGGCCACGTGGCGCGACACACTCGTCCCGGCACCCACCGGCACCACACACAGGTCGGCGATGACCTTCATGCCGTCCTCCCTCACGCGGGGATCGTCGGAGCCGGGGCAGGATAGCAGACCGCCGACCCGGAATCACCACCGGCGACACGACGCACGAACGGCCCCGTCCCGCCGGACGAGGCCGTTCTCGAAATCGGAACGATCGTTCCACCGCGGTCGGTCACTGGCCCTCGGGCATGCCTCCGCCACCGCCCATGCGCTCCTGCATCGCCTCCTGCAGCATGGCCTGGAAGCGCTGCTGGGTCTGCTGGAGCTCGGTGATCAGCTCCTCGGTGCGCGGGTTCTGCTCCTTCATGGCCGTCACGAGGTCCTGGTTCAGCGACTCGCGCAGCTGGGCGACCTCTTCGTTCTGCATGGCCTGCTGCTGGGCCTGCTGGAAGGCCTGCTGCTCCTGCTGGAGCTCCTCCGCCACCGATTGCTGCTCGGCCTGCGAGAGATCGCCGCTCTCGAGCTGCGCCTGGAGTTCGTCCATGGACTCGCGCGTGGCCTCGGGCTGGTGACCGGCTTGCTTCATCTTCTCGTCGACCATTTCCACGAGTTCGTCACGGCGCTCGGCCAGCGCCGGCTCGTTCTCGAGCGTGTTCTCCTGGATGTCGATCAGCTCCATGTTCAGCTGCTGGATCTGCTGCCGCATCTGCTGGAGCTGCTGCATGGGGTTCTCGCCCTGCGGCATCTGCATCTGCATGGGCGGGCGGGACTCGCCCTCGCCCTGGGCCTCCGATTGGGCGACCGCGGACGACGCGAGGACACCCAGCGCGACGACCAGGGCGAACAGACCCGCGGCGAGCGGGCGCCCAGCGCGGGAAATCGTCTTCGTCGAAAGGTTCGGATCGAACATGTCTCGGATACGCTCCTTGGATCGGATGCCACTGGACAAGCGGAAAAGGAACAGTCAACACCCTGGAAATACTGGATCCACGACACTAACAGGGCACGTCGGGGCCGTGTCAACGTCGGCCGGTGCCACCATCCGCGATTCAGCCCTGCCCCCATGCGTCACCGACGAGGGCTCCGCGTAGGGTCGGGACCGACACGGGTGGGAGGCGGCGGTCGGCACGAGCCTACGCGGAGAACCTCCCCGAGTTCCGGATCCCACCCTCCGACCGACGGAGCGAGCAAGGAGACGAGCCTCCATGAACATGCGAGTTTCGAGCGAAGCCTTCGACCACGGGGATCGGATTCCCGTGGAGTACTCCCAGGACGGCGACAACCTCTCGCCACCGCTGGAGATCGAGGGGGTGCCCGAAGGGGCCGAGGAGATCGTCCTGCTGGCCTACGACCCCGATGCGCCGACTCCGCACCCGTGGGTCCACTGGCTCGTCTACGGAATCCCGCCCGGCGTGCGTTCGCTGCCCGAGGGAATCCGCGTCTCCCCCCGACCGGAACGGCCGCCGGGTGCGCGTCAGGGGCTGAACACTTCGGGAGACGCCGGCTACGAGGGACCCGCGCCTCCGGTCGGCGACGGCGTGCACGAACTCCACTTCAAGGCCTACGCCCTCGACCAGACCCTCGATCTCGAACCGGGGGCCGATCCGCAGACCGTGCTCGAGGTCATGCTGGATCATGTGATCGACTACGGCGAACTGGTCGGGACCTTCGAACGCCGATCCTGAGATCCTTCCCGCCGGCGAGCGGCGCTCAGGCGCCCTCGTCGGCGCTCCGGTGAGCCTCGCGGGCGGCGAGCGACACGGCGATCATCGACCAGCCGTGCACCAGGAGCTCGACCGAGATGAACACCCCGATCACCCACAGCGCAGACGATGGCCACTGGGCGAAGATCAGGATTCCGAGCAACATGGCCAGGATCCCGCCGAAGACGGGCCATCCCCATCCCGGCCGGCCGCGCATCTGCAGCCCCATGGCGAAACGCAGCGCACCGACGAGGAACACGGCAGCGGCGAGCAGCAGCGTGAGGAAGGCCGACGAGAACACGGGATCGATCAAGACGACGGCACCCGCGGCCACGTAGAGCAACGCGATCGTGGCGTGCAGGGCCTTGCTCCTCCATCCGTCGCACTTGGCCGTGTGCAGCGCCTGGAAGATTCCCCCCAAGATCAAGAGGGCTCCGAAGAACAGGACACTGGCGAGGGTGAGGGTGACCGTGACCATGAGTCCGATCAGGCCCAGCACGATGGCCAGGGCGCCGAGTCCCGCCATCCACTTCCAGTGGCGCGCCAACTCGCCGTAGAACCGGAAACTCGACTCGGGCAGCGGGCTCGGACCGTGCAGGGAAGTCATGGAGTGATCTCCTCGTCTCGTCGTGGGAGCCGGAACGGAGGTACGACGCTCCCGAGCGCCGACGACCACAGCTCAGCACGCCGGCACGCTTCTTCCCATGGGACCGCCTCCCCGGTCCGCGATGGGGACCTTTCCCTGGGCGATCTCCCCAGGCATCCGTCCGCACCCCCTCGGGTGGATCGTCCGGGCCGGAGCACCCACGCTTCGGCGTTCCCTCGCACCCCGGAGGTCCGCCGTGCCCGAACTCCCCGACGTCGACACCTTCCGGCACCGATTCGACACCACCGCCCGCGGGCACCGCGTGGAGCACACCTCGGTGAGCGACACACGGATCCTGGAGGACGTCACGAGGCAGCGGCTCGCCCAACGCCTCCACGGCCAGCGTCTCGACGACTCGCGCCGGCACGGCAAGTACCTGTTCCTGCGCGGCGGCGACGCGGGATGGCTGGTGCTGCACTTCGGAATGACCGGCGAGTTGATCTACGACAGCGATTCCGACGACGCCCGGCTGGTCCTCGATCTCGACCGCGACCACCGCCTGCTGTACACGAGCCGCCGCATGCTCGGCCGCGTGGGGTTCACCGAGGACGTCGACCGTTTCGTCGAGGACCACGATCTCGGCCCCGACGCCATGAGTGACGACCTGGATGCAGAAACCTTCGTCGCGCGGATCCGGGGCCGTTCCGGCATGATCAAGTCGAAGCTCATGGACCAGTCGCGGATCGCCGGCCTGGGGAACGTCTACACCGACGAGATCCTCTTCCAGGCCGGTGTGCACCCGCGTCGCGCGACCGACACCTTCGACACCGACGAACTGCACGCTCTCCACCGTGTGATGCGTCGCGTGCTGCGCGTGACCACCGATCACGGGGCCGACCCCGGAGAGTTCCCCCGCGGTTACCTGACCCCGCGTCGCGAGGAGGGCGCGGAATGTCCTCGCTGCGACGGACCGATCGAGACCTGCAGCGTATCCGGCCGCACGAGCTACGTGTGTCCTCGATGTCAACCCGCTCCCTGAGCACGCTGCGCGCCGATCCTCTTCCGTCTACCTTCTCCGAGCGCACCACCAAGCCCCCGGGGGAGCCGTCATGCGTCACGTCGTCTTCGTCGTCCTTCTGCTGGTGCCCGTCATCGCGCGGGCCGAACTCGATCCGACCTCCCGCTTCGCCGACGCGTTCTGGTCGCACTGGGGAGACGGCCGGGCCGAGCTCGCCAGCTACGACCTGACCTTCGAACGCTACGGACACGAGCGCTCGGGAACCGCGGTGGCGATCTTCGTCACCGAGACCTTCAGCCACTCGTTGCGCGTGAAGGCCGACCCGGGCAACCATCCGGAGTCCGACACCTACCCCGTGATGAAGCTGAACCTGGTCGAGGACTTCCCGACCGGTGTCTACGACTACAACCTCATGACCAGCACCTTCGTCTCGCTCGTCGAGCGCGACGGCCATCCGCGCGGACACGTGACCAAGCTCAGTCACAGCATGCAGGAGTGGTGCGGCCATGCGTGGATCCAATGGATCGCCCACGAGGACCACCTCGACTACACACTGCACAGCTACTTCGACGGCGAAGCCGACCAGCAGCGGCGTCTGGACCTGCCGGAGAACGGATTCACCGAGGACGCAGTCCTGCTGTGGGCGCGTGAACTCGCCGGACCCTTCCTCGCTCCCGGTGGCTCCACCGAGCGCCCGATGTTGACCGCGGCGAAACGTGCGCGCTTGACGCACACCGATCCTTCGTGGACCAATGCCACGTTCCATCGCGCCGGATCCCCGACGACGATCGAGGTCCCGGCCGGAAGTTTCGAGGTCGAGGAGCGGTGGATCACCGTCAACGGCCGCGAGATCTGGAGGATCTGGGTGGAAGCCACCGCGCCGCATCGGATCGTGCGCTGGGAGAACGCGTACGGTCAGGCCGCCGAGATGGTCGCCAGTCGACGGATGCCCTACTGGCAGCTCAACGAGCCGGCCGGACGCGCGCGCCTCGAGGATCTGGGCCTCGAGCCCCGTCCCGCCCGGACTCCCTGACCGAGGACCCGCGACGCATCACGTCGACGCACTGGAGATCGCGCATGAGTCCCATGTTCCTGTTGCCCGTCCTCGTGGGCTTCGCCGTCGTGGTGCAGGCAGGCATGAACCGTCAGATCGCCGACCACTGGGGCCTG
This region of Candidatus Krumholzibacteriia bacterium genomic DNA includes:
- a CDS encoding response regulator translates to MRHRILLVEDDHRLASLIGDYLGRQGFEVAVEARGDTAAERIRAERPDLLILDLMLPGRDGLEVCREIRPDHDGPILILTAREDDVDEVAGLEVGADDYVKKPVEPRVLLARVRALLRRTASSPRAEAAHDGTLEFGSLRIVPTSRTVELAGRHVELTTNEYELLHLLAARAGEVVSRDWLFRELRGLEYDGVDRSVDIAISRLRKKLETKPSHPQRIRTVWRRGYLFVPDAW
- a CDS encoding ATP-binding protein is translated as MRRLFLNYYLFLVFVLVLVWFAAVPLVEYFASAPFREDYDRYYRELMRGTFELVTEDLGSIPPAEWSQRIEELQPDFGYPLELATIDEAGVSAAQREQLRAGTLVVGTGYDQFWRRIGDTDRVLVMGPFPAPQVGRSVDFLTWALVLGFLGVATTLWALPFARELRGFRRTAAAFGEGRFESRATTRRHSPLAPLATSFNRMADRIEQLITSHRELTNAVAHELRTPISRLRFGLEMVESAGDESTRERSARELRRDLDDLEALVEELLVYARFDRTAPDLELEPHAFRPWIEELHATLVAETAAQVELDCAIEDGRPVRFDPRHLARALENLVHNADRHGGHHVRIAARTDGDDVVVAVDDDGPGIPVDERERVFEAFARLDTSRSRDSGGFGLGLAIVRRVAEAHGGRVELTDSDLGGCRFTVRWPRTA
- a CDS encoding alpha/beta hydrolase-fold protein, with the translated sequence MRILLAFVLVFLAVEAGAVTVTLRVTVPETTPLDATVFVTGNFQDWDPGDPDFALTPVDDRVHAIDLEFQPGTRIEFRFTRGSWGTAERDPAGGEITSRRITVDEGRVHELAVPRWADTEIVRTLTGDVTEHTVDDLLDGRRVWVYLPPGYRESDRTYPVLYMLDGQNVFDVSTSFAGEWRVDETCEEQIAAGAMQPIVVVALDNGGARRVFEYTPSTDARRGIGGGADAHFTAIVDTLMPWVERSYRVRTGPAATGFAGSSLGGLMALVAALEHDDHFGRIGAISPSLWWDEGVILDRFEQAPKPDVRLWADMGTEEGSDVQGSGAYVRDLRELRATLLDEGFVEGEDLIVHVDEGGRHHEEAWARRFGDVLRFLFPPDDGR
- a CDS encoding ABC transporter ATP-binding protein, encoding MIETRGLSRVYGAVRALDSVDLDLPSGRVVGLLGPNGAGKTTLLNIVTTLLAPSAGRVHVDGIDATRDPLEVRRRIGYVPEHGAVYEGLTADEFVEMAGVAHGLDLDLIRARVDRLFDHFELHEARHRRLGTFSKGMRRKVLVSTAVLHDPRVVLLDEPLDGLDVPSQDRVIALLRDLAADGRGVLLSSHVLEQVSEICDHLVVLAEGRVVWQGDLVDLRARYEGLSVREIFRELTVGGESRARRLADLLGDAV
- a CDS encoding MTH1187 family thiamine-binding protein; this translates as MKVIADLCVVPVGAGTSVSRHVAACERVLAEAGLEHRMHAYGTNIEGEWDAVMAAIKRCHEVVHEMGAPRISTTLRLGTRTDRDQTMGDKIRSVEEKLASRE
- a CDS encoding YbhB/YbcL family Raf kinase inhibitor-like protein, producing the protein MNMRVSSEAFDHGDRIPVEYSQDGDNLSPPLEIEGVPEGAEEIVLLAYDPDAPTPHPWVHWLVYGIPPGVRSLPEGIRVSPRPERPPGARQGLNTSGDAGYEGPAPPVGDGVHELHFKAYALDQTLDLEPGADPQTVLEVMLDHVIDYGELVGTFERRS
- a CDS encoding HdeD family acid-resistance protein — its product is MTSLHGPSPLPESSFRFYGELARHWKWMAGLGALAIVLGLIGLMVTVTLTLASVLFFGALLILGGIFQALHTAKCDGWRSKALHATIALLYVAAGAVVLIDPVFSSAFLTLLLAAAVFLVGALRFAMGLQMRGRPGWGWPVFGGILAMLLGILIFAQWPSSALWVIGVFISVELLVHGWSMIAVSLAAREAHRSADEGA
- a CDS encoding DNA-formamidopyrimidine glycosylase family protein encodes the protein MPELPDVDTFRHRFDTTARGHRVEHTSVSDTRILEDVTRQRLAQRLHGQRLDDSRRHGKYLFLRGGDAGWLVLHFGMTGELIYDSDSDDARLVLDLDRDHRLLYTSRRMLGRVGFTEDVDRFVEDHDLGPDAMSDDLDAETFVARIRGRSGMIKSKLMDQSRIAGLGNVYTDEILFQAGVHPRRATDTFDTDELHALHRVMRRVLRVTTDHGADPGEFPRGYLTPRREEGAECPRCDGPIETCSVSGRTSYVCPRCQPAP